The genomic segment GACTCGTCTGGCACTTGCCAAGCTGCTGCTCCAATCTCCGACCATTCTCCTGCTCGATGAGCCGACGAACTACCTGGACATCGAGACGCTGACTTGGCTGGAGACGTATTTGCAAAACTATCAGGGCGCCATTCTCGTAGTCTCCCATGACCGTTACTTCCTGGACAAGCTCGTGACCGTTGTCTATGAAATCGAACGGACACGTGCTACCCGCTATGTCGGTAACTACAGCCGCTTCCTTGATGAAAAAGCGGCTCGGCTCGAACAGGATTTGAAGCGATTCGAAAAGCAGCAGGAAGAGATCGCCAAGCTGGAGGATTTCATCGCGCGAAACATCGCTCGGGCTACGACGACCAAACGAGCACAGAGCCGGCGCAAGACGTTGGAAAAGATGGACCGCTTGGACAAGCCGATTATGAACAACAAATCCGTCCACTTCTCCTTTGATGTGGCGAAAATGAGCGGCACCATCGTGATGAAGGCAAACAACGTTGCGATTGGCTACCCGGATGCTGTTCTTTCTCAGGGCCTTACGTTTGAAATCGAACGCGAAGAGCGTGTGGCCTTGGTCGGTCCCAATGGTATCGGGAAATCGACGCTGTTAAAAACGATTGTGGAACAGTTGCCTAAGCTGCGCGGCGATATTCATTTCGGAAGCAATGTAACAATCGGGTACTACGACCAGGAGCATCGTAACCTGAACGAACGGAATACAGTTCTCGGCGAAATTTGGGATGAATATCCGAACATGCTGGAAAAGGACGTCCGTACCTTGCTCGGCAACTTCTTGTTTAGCGGTGATGATGTACAAAAGAAGATCAGCGACCTTTCTGGAGGAGAGCGTGCACGCGTCTCCCTCGCAAAGCTCATGTTAAAGCAAGCAAACTTCCTGATCTTCGACGAGCCGACGAACCACTTGGATATTTTCAGCAAGGAAGTGCTCGAGAACGCCCTCTACGATTATCCGGGTACGATCCTGTTCGTCTCCCATGACCGTTACTTCTTAAACAAGATTGCCACACGCGTCCTAGAGCTGACAGGTGATGGCGTGACCAGCTATTTGGGTAACTACGATTACTTCGTGGAGAAAAAGCAGGAACTGGAAGAGCTCGCAGCCGAACAAGCAGCGCAGCCCGCAAAAAAACAAGGCGGTACCGTAGCGGCACAGCCTGAGAAATCCTCTTATGAGCTAGATAAGGAAGCGAAACGTCGTGAGCGTCAACGTCAGCGCCGTTTGGAAGAGATTGAGGTCTCGATCCAAAAACGAGAGGCTGACATTGTCAGATGGGAAGAAGAACTCTGTCTCCCGGAAATTTATAGCGATCATGTGCAGGCAAAAGAACGCAACGATCAAATCCAGGCTGCCAAAGAAGAGCTGGAGCAGTTGTATGACGAGTGGAGCGCGCTATCAGAGGAGTAGTCTCCTCTTCACGTAGAACAGCGCTCCTGCGCAGGCTCCTCCAAGGCGGCATAGAGAGCAGGAATCACCAGAAAGGTAGTGCAGGTGGCTGCTGTGACGATGCCTGAGTCATTGAGGATCAGCCCAGCCAGTGCACCGGCAATGACACCAGCAAAGCCTTTGATCAAGTAAGGCGCGTCCTTCGCCAGATGGTGCAAAAAGCGGTCGTTTTTCAAGGTGAGAACGCCTAGAGCAATCAGGGAGACGACAAATGCTTTGCTCCAAATGGAAACACGAATCAAACGGAGATTCATCGCCAGCTTGCGTTCAATCATCTGCCCTACCTCGGACCATTCCCCATGTACAATCTGCTGAGAAAGCCGTCCGACATGGGTCAAGGGCTGATCTGACATGAGACTGATCGCCATCAAACTGCATACACCCATAACCAGGCCGCCTGCCAACAGCAGGAGGCCTTTTTTGCCGATTCGCCAGCCCTCAAGCCGTGACAATGCCACGGAAAAACCGATCAGCCCCGCAAGAAAACCCCCTGCATCTGTTCCTAGGCTCGGTGCCACCATGTAGTACAGCACGACACTGAATATGGCTGCGGAGACAGCAGGCAACCATTTATTTTCCCGACCTAGCTCCTTTTGTCCCCCACGCATTCTCTCGTACAGCGAAGCCACAAGTATGATCGTACTGCCGATCAGGACCCCTTCGTATTCATTTCCTAGCCCGTAAAACCTCGCTCCGATTACCGGATCATACCCGAGGTACGATTGCCGCATCAAATGCGAGCCAGTCCATCCGTCCACCAGCAGAATGGCTGTCGTGACTCCGCTAACCGTCATCACGATTCGCGAGAGAGCATGAGCTTCCTGCCAAAAAGCTGCGATCAAGGCAGTCATGATCAGTCCCCCCAAGACAACCGCGCCAGAAACCTGCCAGTCGAGCAGGCTCTCTGCCAAAAGCAATGCGGGAAACCACAATAAAGCCAGCAGCGCCAGACGTATTCCTCTACGAAGCCACAAAAGGCCTGCCCCTTCTCTCTTCCGCCCAAACCACCAGAGAACGACCGCACATCCTACAATGACAATCTGCAGCATGACGTAGGTATAGAGCACTGCTGGCCGTGTCGCATACGTATGATGAATTTCACCTACCTGATTCTGAAGGGCAGTGAGACCCTTCCCTTTTTCGATACGTATGACATGACCAGCCAACCCGTTTGGTACGGGTACATCCAGCCAAGACAGTATGCTTGGTACCATATCCAGTCCACTGACTAATCCCGCTTGCCTCGTGGTAGCTGATGTCAAAACTCCACTCGCTTTCTCTCCCCAAATGAACACGGGAGATAAGAGAGCCTTTTCTTTTGTCGCCACATGATTGACGGCTGGCGATGCCAATACAATGCGTTGGTGTGGTTTACGTTCCACAAGGAGCTGGTTAAGGAAAAGGGACAAGTCCCGCAAAACACGCTGATACTGCCAGGAAAACTGACCTGGGTCCATATCCGTACCCAACTGGTATAACCGGGATAAATCTGAGAGTTGAGCAATAATCAAGCCCGCTTGACGCTCGCTGTGGATTTTCTCAAGCAAGTAAGCGTAGTTTGTCTTGATCCCGTACGGATAGCCACGAAGGAGCTCCATGCTTTTTGTAGAAATGTCCCCTGTCGGAACCCTTCCTTGCTGATCCATTGCAAATAGAACGGCATGTCTCTGCCGGGTATCCTCATAGTCACCGTTTCCATATAAAGCAACCGGAATGTGGTTTGCAGCAAGCACCGTTCCAAGAAGCCCAATTTGCGCAGAATACGGTTTCTCCCGATTATCTGCCAAGAGCCGGAAAATACCCGGAAAAATGATCGAGGAGCGCGCCACCTCCTGCGCCTGATCACTGCCCAGCTCTTGCGCCCGTTCACCGGCTGTTTCCCTGGACGAGAGCGCTTCATACGGATGATAGCCTGTCCCGCTCTTTTCAGAGTAAAGCGCTTGACCGCCGCTCCCCATGAGCAGGTAGCCGTTCGCGGCCGTTCGCGATCCGGGTGTTCTTATGGACAGAGCCCCAGCTCCTGCACCATCCAACCATTTATCCACAGTTGATAACTTTTTGAGCTGCTCCAGATCATGAAACGACATCCCCTCCACAAACAGCATGATGACTTGTTGTTTTTCCTTTGCTATCAATGGATTTCCTATATTTGTA from the Brevibacillus brevis genome contains:
- a CDS encoding ABC-F family ATP-binding cassette domain-containing protein — translated: MILLQAEHIEKTYGIETILQDISLQIQTGERVGLVGVNGAGKSTLMKILAGELSYDKGIIRIPKDVTLGYLAQNSGLESERSIWDELLSVFSHLQKEELELRELEAKMGDPAILADEKRYQQLLENYSHRSEAFKEKGGYSYEGAIRGVLHGLRFADFDYTTPIRTLSGGQKTRLALAKLLLQSPTILLLDEPTNYLDIETLTWLETYLQNYQGAILVVSHDRYFLDKLVTVVYEIERTRATRYVGNYSRFLDEKAARLEQDLKRFEKQQEEIAKLEDFIARNIARATTTKRAQSRRKTLEKMDRLDKPIMNNKSVHFSFDVAKMSGTIVMKANNVAIGYPDAVLSQGLTFEIEREERVALVGPNGIGKSTLLKTIVEQLPKLRGDIHFGSNVTIGYYDQEHRNLNERNTVLGEIWDEYPNMLEKDVRTLLGNFLFSGDDVQKKISDLSGGERARVSLAKLMLKQANFLIFDEPTNHLDIFSKEVLENALYDYPGTILFVSHDRYFLNKIATRVLELTGDGVTSYLGNYDYFVEKKQELEELAAEQAAQPAKKQGGTVAAQPEKSSYELDKEAKRRERQRQRRLEEIEVSIQKREADIVRWEEELCLPEIYSDHVQAKERNDQIQAAKEELEQLYDEWSALSEE